In one window of candidate division KSB1 bacterium DNA:
- a CDS encoding TonB-dependent receptor, whose protein sequence is MKSTNHFRLVTLVVFFIGLSSIAAFAQTDTRKSYVSTDTIVVIGERETKIPIVNTIATKLPVALRQTPASVGVVTSALIENQGAIVVGDALRNVSGVNAQTGFGVFDYFMIRGFESVTSGLVLTDGAAEPEITFYNLYNVDRVEVLKGPGAFLYGANPLSGTVNLVRKQPIFRNFLHLGSSYGRFDSYRSTADFGLADSRGRLAFRLNALWQNSESFRDDKDNENLSVNPALTWRLSEKTSLTANFERVKSKYKPDTGLPLLNNQVPDVPRTQSYQLPSDISDQKILRGRLDFETRLSESFTLRNKFYYTDLDWQSHGTLLLGAFPTPFGTVVARALNALDDRQKLAGNQMEAVLRFNTGNVRHQILAGFEVNRLGDEFTLGVVQQLSPISLVNPVETTTSVTPSPFMETDARSITYAPYALNQIAFSEKLQATLGGRFDAIDYEDTRTLFIQGFPVPASANRNYEKFSPMLGLVFSPTANLSFYANTGKAFGPPSTLVVGNVEAEESTQYEVGAKTQFYNGRLHATVAAYHLKKNNLTISSSSSLAFLAGKQKSRGLELELMAEPVRQWQTFIAYAFTEPELTEFIDQIDGSPTIQIDRSGNVPAFAPKHILNVWTNKTFGNRFGVGLGGRYLSEQFIDEDNAYKIDGFFTLDAMLYYQIGNWRWSLNAKNLTDTEYETRGFSLFYSASVLPGNPRAIYGQIEFRL, encoded by the coding sequence ACGTCTCGACGGACACCATCGTCGTCATTGGCGAAAGAGAAACTAAAATTCCCATCGTCAACACCATCGCTACGAAACTGCCGGTGGCGCTGCGGCAGACGCCTGCCAGCGTCGGTGTCGTCACCAGCGCGCTGATTGAAAATCAGGGCGCCATCGTGGTCGGCGACGCGCTGCGCAACGTGAGCGGCGTCAATGCGCAAACCGGGTTCGGCGTGTTTGATTATTTCATGATTCGCGGCTTTGAGTCCGTCACCAGCGGCCTGGTGCTCACCGACGGCGCGGCCGAGCCGGAAATCACATTTTACAATTTGTACAACGTCGACCGCGTTGAAGTGCTCAAAGGCCCGGGCGCGTTTTTGTACGGCGCCAATCCGCTCTCCGGCACCGTCAACCTCGTGCGCAAGCAGCCGATCTTCAGAAACTTTCTGCACCTCGGCAGCTCGTATGGCCGCTTCGATTCCTACCGCAGCACGGCTGATTTCGGATTGGCGGATTCCCGCGGGCGCCTCGCCTTCCGCCTGAACGCGCTCTGGCAGAATTCGGAGAGCTTTCGCGACGACAAAGACAACGAGAACCTCAGCGTCAATCCGGCCTTGACCTGGCGATTGAGCGAGAAGACTTCACTCACCGCCAATTTCGAGCGCGTGAAGAGCAAATACAAACCCGACACCGGCCTGCCGTTGCTCAACAATCAAGTTCCGGACGTCCCGCGCACGCAATCGTATCAACTGCCCTCGGATATTTCCGATCAAAAAATCCTGCGCGGCCGGCTCGATTTTGAGACGCGCCTCAGCGAGAGTTTCACGCTGCGCAACAAATTTTATTATACCGATTTGGACTGGCAATCCCACGGCACGCTGCTGCTGGGCGCTTTTCCGACGCCGTTCGGCACTGTCGTTGCACGTGCGCTGAATGCTTTGGATGATCGCCAAAAATTGGCCGGCAATCAAATGGAAGCAGTTCTGCGTTTTAACACCGGCAACGTGCGGCATCAGATTTTGGCCGGCTTCGAAGTCAACCGGCTCGGCGATGAATTTACGCTGGGCGTGGTGCAGCAGTTGTCGCCGATCAGCTTGGTCAATCCGGTTGAAACGACGACTTCCGTCACGCCTTCCCCATTTATGGAGACGGACGCGCGCAGCATCACGTATGCGCCTTACGCGCTCAACCAAATTGCGTTTTCCGAAAAATTGCAAGCGACGCTCGGCGGCAGGTTCGATGCGATCGACTACGAAGACACCCGCACGCTGTTCATCCAAGGCTTTCCGGTTCCAGCCTCGGCAAATCGAAACTACGAAAAGTTCAGCCCGATGCTCGGACTGGTTTTTTCCCCAACGGCGAATCTTTCATTCTACGCCAACACGGGCAAAGCGTTTGGGCCGCCGTCCACGCTCGTCGTCGGCAATGTTGAAGCCGAGGAGAGCACTCAATACGAAGTCGGCGCGAAAACGCAATTTTATAACGGCAGACTCCACGCGACGGTGGCGGCCTATCATCTCAAAAAGAATAATCTGACCATCTCCAGCTCGAGCAGCCTCGCCTTTCTCGCGGGCAAGCAAAAGTCTCGCGGCCTCGAACTTGAGTTGATGGCCGAGCCGGTGCGGCAATGGCAAACGTTCATCGCGTATGCCTTCACCGAACCCGAACTCACGGAATTCATTGATCAAATTGACGGATCGCCAACGATTCAAATCGATCGTTCCGGCAATGTTCCCGCGTTCGCGCCCAAACATATTTTGAATGTATGGACGAATAAAACTTTCGGCAATCGGTTCGGTGTTGGCCTCGGCGGACGTTATTTGAGCGAGCAGTTCATTGACGAGGACAATGCTTACAAGATCGACGGCTTTTTCACGCTGGACGCGATGCTGTATTACCAAATCGGCAACTGGCGCTGGAGCCTCAACGCCAAGAATTTGACCGACACGGAATATGAAACGCGCGGTTTCAGCTTGTTCTATTCCGCCTCGGTTTTGCCTGGCAACCCGCGCGCGATTTACGGGCAGATCGAATTCAGGCTGTGA
- a CDS encoding zinc ribbon domain-containing protein codes for MPKTYKNCQSCGMPLKRDTKGGGTNADGTKSTMYCSHCYEGGKFTWPNVTVGEMQAFVKNKLKEMGFPGFLAGMFTKGIPKLERWKSA; via the coding sequence ATGCCAAAGACTTACAAAAACTGCCAAAGCTGCGGCATGCCGTTGAAACGAGATACAAAAGGCGGCGGCACGAATGCCGACGGCACGAAGAGCACGATGTATTGCAGCCATTGCTACGAAGGCGGGAAGTTCACTTGGCCGAATGTCACCGTCGGTGAAATGCAAGCCTTCGTCAAAAACAAATTGAAAGAAATGGGCTTTCCCGGTTTTCTGGCCGGCATGTTCACCAAAGGCATTCCCAAATTGGAACGTTGGAAAAGCGCATAA
- a CDS encoding sodium:solute symporter family protein produces MIIAIILMYLALVLFVGTMGHRLFRRTGEDYFVASRSIGPFILLMSLFGTNMTSVAILGASGEAYHEGIGVFGQLASASALIIPSVFFFVGTRVWSLGKQHGYITQAQYFRQRWNSDILGLLLFLVLGTLMIPYLLVGVMGSGITLHQITNNQIPEWVGALLVCVVIMAYVTYGGMRSTAWVNTLQTLVFMSFGFIAFIVITKKMGGLANALGTVAENNPELLMRGDKIKPLQFLTYTCIPLSVGMFPHMFMHWLTAKRAESFRYPLMFYPMCIAAVWVPSVLLGILGSIDFPNLKGPAANSVLINVIGKYSPDFLAGMLAAGVLAAIMSSLDSQVLSLGSMFTHDIVRHYGFHDKMSDKQQVLVGRLFVAGILAICFVLSLVSNRSIFKLGVWSFTGFASLFPIVAAALFWKRSTKYGAIAAIVSVAVTWTYFFILGSEDPGYTIGGTGVMPVAVMLAVSAATMIIVSLMTKPPDEATLQKFFATDGCIASDKALRESENVQRPIIHTN; encoded by the coding sequence ATGATCATCGCCATTATTCTGATGTATCTGGCGCTGGTGCTGTTCGTCGGCACGATGGGGCACAGGCTTTTTCGCCGCACTGGTGAAGATTATTTCGTTGCCAGCCGCAGCATCGGCCCGTTCATTCTGCTGATGTCGTTGTTCGGCACCAACATGACTTCAGTGGCCATTCTCGGCGCTTCCGGCGAAGCCTATCACGAAGGCATCGGCGTGTTCGGACAGTTGGCCTCGGCCTCGGCCTTGATCATTCCCTCGGTGTTCTTTTTTGTGGGAACACGCGTTTGGAGCTTGGGCAAACAGCATGGTTATATCACCCAGGCGCAATACTTTCGCCAGCGTTGGAATTCCGATATTCTCGGCCTGCTGCTCTTTTTGGTTCTTGGCACGCTGATGATTCCTTACCTGCTCGTCGGCGTTATGGGCAGCGGCATCACCTTGCATCAAATCACCAACAACCAGATTCCGGAATGGGTGGGCGCGCTTCTGGTTTGTGTGGTGATCATGGCCTACGTGACCTACGGCGGCATGCGCAGCACCGCTTGGGTAAACACGCTGCAAACGCTGGTCTTCATGAGCTTCGGATTCATTGCTTTCATTGTCATTACGAAAAAGATGGGCGGGCTGGCTAACGCCCTCGGCACCGTCGCCGAAAACAATCCGGAGCTGCTCATGCGCGGCGACAAAATCAAGCCGTTGCAGTTTTTGACGTATACCTGCATCCCGCTTTCCGTCGGCATGTTTCCGCACATGTTCATGCACTGGCTCACCGCCAAGCGCGCCGAGAGTTTTCGTTATCCGCTGATGTTTTATCCGATGTGCATCGCTGCGGTGTGGGTGCCCAGCGTGCTGCTCGGCATTTTGGGCAGCATCGATTTTCCCAATCTCAAAGGCCCGGCCGCCAATTCGGTTTTGATCAACGTCATCGGAAAATATTCGCCGGATTTTCTCGCGGGAATGCTGGCCGCCGGCGTACTGGCCGCGATTATGTCTTCTCTCGATTCGCAGGTGCTTTCGCTCGGCAGCATGTTCACGCACGACATCGTGCGCCACTACGGTTTTCACGACAAAATGAGCGACAAGCAGCAGGTTTTGGTCGGGCGCCTGTTCGTTGCCGGCATTCTCGCAATCTGTTTCGTGCTTTCGCTGGTCTCGAACCGCAGCATCTTCAAGCTCGGGGTTTGGTCGTTCACCGGTTTCGCCTCGCTCTTTCCAATCGTCGCCGCCGCGCTCTTTTGGAAACGCAGCACGAAATACGGCGCCATCGCCGCGATTGTGAGCGTGGCCGTAACCTGGACATACTTTTTTATCCTGGGATCGGAAGACCCCGGTTATACCATCGGCGGCACCGGCGTCATGCCGGTGGCCGTCATGCTTGCCGTGTCGGCAGCGACGATGATTATCGTTTCGTTGATGACGAAGCCGCCGGATGAGGCCACGCTGCAAAAATTTTTCGCGACGGATGGGTGCATTGCTTCTGATAAGGCATTACGCGAAAGTGAAAATGTTCAACGCCCAATAATTCATACAAACTGA
- the groES gene encoding co-chaperone GroES, whose protein sequence is MNIKPLADRVVVKPLETEEKKQGGIIIPDTAKEKPMQGEIVAVGPGKITESGQKIAMEVKKGDKVLYGKYSGTEVSIDGKDYLIMRESDIFAIL, encoded by the coding sequence ATGAACATCAAACCATTGGCAGATCGTGTGGTGGTGAAGCCACTCGAAACTGAGGAGAAAAAGCAAGGCGGCATTATTATTCCCGATACGGCAAAAGAAAAGCCGATGCAGGGAGAAATCGTGGCGGTTGGTCCCGGCAAAATTACGGAGTCCGGCCAGAAGATCGCCATGGAAGTGAAAAAAGGCGATAAAGTGCTTTATGGTAAGTATTCGGGCACCGAAGTTTCCATCGATGGCAAGGATTATTTGATCATGCGCGAGAGTGATATTTTCGCCATTTTGTAA
- the groL gene encoding chaperonin GroEL (60 kDa chaperone family; promotes refolding of misfolded polypeptides especially under stressful conditions; forms two stacked rings of heptamers to form a barrel-shaped 14mer; ends can be capped by GroES; misfolded proteins enter the barrel where they are refolded when GroES binds), whose translation MPKIIEYDVDARSAMKRGVDALANAVKVTLGPKGRNVVIDKKFGAPTVTKDGVTVAKEVELENPIENMGAQMVKEVASKTSDVAGDGTTTATVLAQSIFAEGLKNVTAGANPMHLKRGIEKAVAVVIDEIKKISKPIPGKTEIAQVGAISANNDKSIGNLIADAMEKVGKDGVITVEEAKSTETTLEVVEGMQFDRGYISPYFVTDPEAMEAVIEDALILIHDKKISAMKDLLPILEKVAQMGRPLLVIAEDIEGEALATLVVNKLRGTLKVCAVKAPGFGDRRKAMLEDIAVLTGGRVISEEAGFKLENTTLSDLGKAKKVTVDKDNTTIVEGAGKTEEIKGRIAQIKKQIEVTTSDYDKEKLQERLAKLAGGVAVLKVGAATEVEMKEKKARVEDALHATRAAVEEGIVPGGGTVFLRAIPALDNAKADDRDEQIGINIVKRALEEPIRQIAENAGWEGSIVVQKVKENKDNNFGFDADREEFGDLMKAGIIDPTKVARVALQNASSVAALLLMTEATIVEKPEEKKTPPMPPGGMGGGMY comes from the coding sequence ATGCCAAAAATCATCGAATATGATGTGGACGCGCGTTCGGCGATGAAGCGCGGTGTGGATGCGCTGGCGAACGCCGTAAAAGTCACGCTCGGCCCGAAAGGCCGCAATGTTGTGATCGACAAGAAATTCGGCGCGCCGACTGTTACGAAGGATGGCGTCACCGTGGCAAAAGAAGTTGAGTTGGAGAACCCGATTGAAAACATGGGCGCGCAGATGGTCAAGGAAGTCGCCTCCAAGACCAGCGATGTCGCCGGCGACGGCACCACCACCGCGACAGTGCTGGCGCAATCCATTTTTGCCGAGGGTTTGAAGAACGTCACCGCCGGCGCCAATCCGATGCACCTCAAGCGCGGTATTGAAAAGGCCGTGGCCGTGGTGATTGACGAAATCAAGAAAATCAGCAAGCCAATTCCCGGCAAAACCGAAATTGCGCAAGTCGGTGCGATTTCAGCGAACAACGACAAGTCCATCGGCAACCTGATCGCCGATGCGATGGAAAAAGTCGGCAAAGATGGGGTCATTACCGTTGAAGAAGCCAAATCCACCGAAACCACCCTCGAGGTTGTGGAAGGCATGCAGTTTGATCGCGGCTATATTTCACCGTATTTCGTGACCGATCCGGAAGCAATGGAAGCGGTGATCGAAGATGCGCTGATTTTGATTCACGACAAGAAGATCAGCGCGATGAAAGACCTGCTCCCGATTCTCGAGAAAGTCGCGCAAATGGGCCGCCCGCTGCTCGTGATCGCGGAAGACATTGAGGGCGAAGCGCTGGCGACGCTGGTGGTCAACAAGCTGCGTGGCACGTTGAAAGTCTGCGCCGTGAAGGCGCCGGGCTTCGGTGATCGCCGCAAAGCGATGCTGGAGGATATCGCGGTGCTGACCGGCGGCCGGGTGATTTCCGAGGAAGCCGGTTTCAAGCTCGAGAACACCACGCTCTCCGATCTCGGTAAAGCCAAGAAAGTGACCGTCGACAAGGACAACACCACCATCGTCGAAGGCGCCGGCAAAACCGAAGAGATCAAAGGCCGCATCGCGCAAATCAAGAAACAGATCGAGGTGACGACCTCGGACTATGATAAAGAAAAATTGCAGGAACGCCTGGCCAAGCTCGCCGGCGGTGTGGCGGTGTTGAAAGTCGGCGCGGCGACCGAAGTCGAAATGAAAGAAAAGAAAGCCCGCGTCGAAGACGCCCTGCATGCAACGCGTGCCGCGGTTGAGGAAGGCATCGTCCCGGGCGGCGGCACGGTGTTTCTCCGCGCCATTCCCGCTCTCGATAACGCCAAAGCCGATGATCGTGATGAGCAGATCGGCATCAACATCGTTAAGCGCGCGCTCGAAGAGCCGATTCGCCAGATTGCCGAAAACGCCGGCTGGGAAGGCTCCATCGTCGTGCAGAAGGTGAAAGAGAACAAAGACAACAACTTCGGTTTCGATGCGGATCGTGAAGAGTTTGGCGATCTGATGAAGGCCGGCATCATCGACCCGACCAAGGTGGCGCGCGTCGCGCTGCAAAATGCCTCGTCGGTTGCCGCGTTGCTGCTGATGACAGAAGCGACGATTGTCGAGAAACCCGAAGAGAAGAAGACCCCACCGATGCCTCCGGGCGGCATGGGCGGCGGCATGTATTAA
- a CDS encoding ArsR family transcriptional regulator, which yields MKELSEISTAIAEELWQRFRLLAMIIDKTDSFVGMAPSGELPEGHAGAQAPLRWLQTLANSPEEVKAIAGDLVLRALRAALEPTNLAILMKLREQPVVSFGDLMQATQVNRLSLSERINDLIQAGLAVKEVQTGQVQGTKAAEAIVDFIQRVQAKLSDLIAQRFPNLRSDS from the coding sequence ATGAAGGAGTTGTCTGAAATTTCCACGGCCATCGCCGAGGAGTTGTGGCAGCGGTTTCGGCTGCTGGCGATGATCATTGACAAAACGGACAGTTTTGTGGGGATGGCACCGTCGGGAGAGCTGCCGGAAGGTCACGCCGGCGCACAGGCTCCTTTGCGCTGGTTGCAAACGCTGGCCAACAGTCCCGAGGAGGTGAAGGCCATCGCCGGCGACCTTGTGCTGCGGGCCTTGCGGGCGGCATTGGAGCCAACCAATCTGGCGATCCTGATGAAGTTGCGGGAACAGCCGGTGGTTTCTTTTGGCGATCTGATGCAAGCCACACAGGTGAATCGTCTTTCGCTCAGCGAGCGCATCAATGATTTGATTCAAGCAGGACTGGCTGTGAAGGAGGTGCAAACCGGCCAGGTGCAGGGGACGAAAGCGGCCGAGGCAATTGTGGATTTTATTCAACGAGTGCAAGCCAAGTTGTCAGATTTAATCGCGCAAAGATTTCCCAACTTGAGATCTGATTCATGA